The Ooceraea biroi isolate clonal line C1 chromosome 11, Obir_v5.4, whole genome shotgun sequence genome includes a region encoding these proteins:
- the LOC113562906 gene encoding uncharacterized protein LOC113562906, with amino-acid sequence MSFRKDFKSLSASQKNRRLRKVCELHNCMQLKVKILKLLKVKLLKVKILKITYVQAHPQTQIRIGKKNIMCVPMLLILIWNHQSRIVIMEKIVMNSHRYKGYKYFITCYSDCDKKLVATR; translated from the exons ATGTCTTTCCGCAAAGATTTTAAAAGCCTGTCAGCAAGTCAAAAAAACAGAAGACTCCGTAAAGTTTGTGAGTTGCATAATTGCATGCAACTCaaagtgaaaatattgaagttgCTCAAAGTGAAGTTGCTCaaagtgaaaatattaaaaataacctaTGTGCAAGCACATCCACAAACACAAATCAGAATcggcaagaaaaatataatgtgtGTTCCAATGTTATTGATTCTGATATGGAATCATCAGAGTCGGATAGTGATAATGGAGAAAATTGTGAT gAACAGTCATCGCTATAAAGgatacaaatatttcatcacATGCTATTCAGACTGTGATAAAAAGTTGGTTGCAACACGCTGA
- the LOC105281497 gene encoding probable G-protein coupled receptor Mth-like 3 translates to MHRESLILCCYACLFIVISLEPRRNSANDDVTTIQYAPHTIFTGGVQKKWQYNLHENITEDNNETQHEFRTNFTKEDRESDGTSTEYEFHTTRNHKEDDRRAVQFDVNSTSVEDESYSTLHELPNLSKDNNNTECVNNNSCIQLCCPLGEHLIKEKCVTGEGNYSFPVVRGYTNNSSQMQKANKSMDQVLQLIVHDPCQGSNHLLLNETDGLEYDIFANGSLHLSRWNMIIQPKSYCLAIVHQDKYDALVCKQKRSAFPIIVTVGVIVSLPFLLATFVVYSILPELQNMHGYTLRAHVSSLFVTYLVLAVYQQTTLQQLGYTMCFILALLLTFSFSASFFWLNIMCFDIWWIFRRKTRSSQGNVKQRDRKKFMLYALYGWGCAFILIIICILIDYVLVVPENFIRPEFCVRTLWFSERVARTYYFYIPVGITIVCNICLFISTALTIARHKKDTDQHLRNSTETRRQDENKQWFKMYLKLFILMGIIWIMEIIAVHSWAFNNPPAYIWYPTDMINALQGVIIFLIFVWKRKIGLLLMKRLGYQNCLCFYRNSTNNDCHSTSTSYTTASGTVTLQSVSPCAQTYCGVKSSPNETNT, encoded by the exons ATGCATCGAGAAAGTCTTATACTTTGCTGCTACGCTTGTCTATTCATTGTTATATCACTGGAACCTCGACGGAATTCTGCGAATGACGATGTAACAACAATACAATATGCACCTCATACAATATTCACGGGAGGTGTCCAGAAAAAATGGCAATACAATCTGCATGAGAACATTACCGAGGATAATAATGAGACGCAGCATGAATTTCGTACTAATTTTACGAAGGAGGACCGTGAGAGCGATGGAACCTCGACAGAATATGAATTTCATACTACGAGAAACCATAAAGAGGACGATCGAAGGGCAGTACAGTTTGACGTGAACAGCACGAGCGTGGAAGACGAAAGCTATTCTACGTTGCACGAGCTTCCAAATCTCAGCAAAGATAACAACAACACTGAATGCGTTAACAATAACAGCTGCATTCAGCTTTGCTGTCCTTTAGGTGAACATCTGATTAAAGAGAAATGTGTCACTGGAGAAGGTAATTATTCGTTTCCGGTCGTCCGTGGATATACGAATAATTCATCACAAATGCAAAAGGCAAATAAGAGTATGGACCAAGTGCTTCAGTTGATCGTTCACGATCCATGCCAAGGAAGCAATCATTTGCTGCTTAATGAAACCGACGGTTTGGAATATGATATTTTCGCCAACGGCTCTTTGCATCTATCGCGTTGGAACATGATCATCCAACCGAAGAGCTATTGCCTCGCCATTGTACATCAAGACAAGTACGACGCGCTCGTCTGCAAACAGAAAAGATCAGCATTTCCGATTATTGTAACCGTCGGCGTCATAGTATCCCTGCCATTTCTGCTGGCAACATTTGTGGTTTACTCCATCCTGCCGGAACTCCAAAATATGCACGGCTATACGTTGCGCGCACACGTCAGTTCGCTGTTTGTTACATACCTGGTCCTCGCAGTGTACCAGCAGACTACATTACAACAACTGGGATATACCATGTGCTTCATACTAG CATTGCTTCTGACATTTTCTTTCTCGGCGAGTTTCTTCTGGCTGAATATAATGTGCTTCGACATTTGGTGGATATTtag aaGAAAAACTCGTTCATCGCAAGGGAACGTGAAACAACGAGATAGAAAAAAGTTCATGTTATATGCGTTGTATGGCTGGGGATGCGCTTTCATTCTTATCATCATTTGTATCTTGATAGATTACGTGTTAGTTGTGCCAGAGAATTTCATTCGGCCAGAATTTTGCGTTCGTACTCTGTGGTTCAGTg AAAGAGTGGCAAGaacgtattatttttatatacccGTGGGTATCACTATTGTttgtaatatttgtttatttatttccacGGCACTGACGATTGCACGTCACAAGAAAGATACAGATCAACATCTAAGAAATTCGACAGAGACGAGGCGTCAGGATGAGAATAAGCAATG GTTCAAAATGTATCTCAAATTATTCATCCTGATGGGCATAATCTGGATTATGGAGATAATAGCTGTTCATTCATGGGCGTTTAATAATCCGCCAGCATACATCTGGTATCCCACCGATATGATAAACGCACTTCAGGGTGTCATTATCTTTCTCATATTTGTGTGGAAGAGAAAGATTGGGTTGTTGTTGATGAAACGACTGGGTTATCAAAATTGTTTATGTTTCTACAGAAATTCAACGAACAACGATTGCCACAGTACTTCAACTTCGTATACTACTGCATCGGGAACAGTAACTCTTCAATCTGTTAGTCCTTGCGCGCAGACATACTGTGGTGTGAAGAGTTCGCCCAACGAAACCAATACCtaa